A genomic window from Exiguobacterium acetylicum DSM 20416 includes:
- a CDS encoding YbjN domain-containing protein yields MDQERNSNESNENNKVTPIHQDRQPETNEQGIAPQQQQHLEAFQAFLVEKGIPMEARENETHVFFMTQEKTPAGAEPMMMIVFSKTTTDVELFARTVTHVPDGVEDLPILNAINDFNQEFKYFRVVLDSDRDVTIASTIDLDHGFNPAAIFGHSVMMFQASDEVYTYLTKLYEQF; encoded by the coding sequence ATGGACCAGGAACGTAACTCGAACGAATCAAACGAGAACAATAAAGTGACACCGATTCACCAAGATCGTCAACCCGAAACAAACGAGCAAGGAATCGCGCCACAACAGCAACAACACTTGGAAGCTTTCCAAGCTTTCCTCGTTGAAAAAGGGATTCCAATGGAAGCGCGTGAAAATGAGACACACGTCTTCTTCATGACACAAGAAAAAACACCTGCTGGAGCAGAACCGATGATGATGATCGTCTTCAGTAAAACGACGACAGATGTCGAATTGTTCGCTCGTACGGTGACACACGTACCAGACGGTGTCGAGGATCTCCCGATCCTTAACGCCATCAACGACTTCAACCAAGAGTTCAAATACTTCCGCGTCGTTCTCGACAGCGACCGTGATGTCACGATCGCATCAACGATCGATCTCGATCATGGCTTCAACCCAGCTGCGATCTTCGGACATTCTGTCATGATGTTCCAAGCATCAGACGAAGTCTACACGTATTTGACAAAACTGTACGAACAGTTCTAA
- a CDS encoding CoA-disulfide reductase: protein MKTIIVGGVAGGATAAARLRRIDETAEIILLERGKEISFANCGLPYYIGDVIKDRNKLLVQTPEGMHARFNLDVRNLSEAIRINREAKTVTIRNVETGEEYDESYDHLILSPGAKPIRPNIPGLEEATNVFTLRNIPDTDRMREYVDTTRPERAVVIGGGFIGLEMAENLVERGAHVTLVEMADQVMAPVDPEMAAIVHEHLRAKGVELILEDGVARFEEAGRRIVLTSGRVIETEMNILSIGVAPESTLAADAGLTLGIKQTIQVDDQLRTSDPSIFAIGDAIEVKDYITKEATHVPLAWPANRQGRLVADIIAGRDVRYSGTLGTAVAKVFDLTVASTGNNEKRLRQLGLRYEAVHLHPGSHAGYYPGASPISMKLLFDPIEGTIYGAQAIGMTGVEKRIDVLATAIKGGLTVLDLPDLELSYAPPYSSAKDPVNMAGYIASNIVLGDSKNVHWHEIDEIVANGGLLLDVREPSENELGSIPGSVNISLPTLREKLDDLPKNQTIYVTCQVGLRGYVASQLLQQHGYDVKNLSGGYKTWSVVHRDQEARSQAKEETAVTVTKREPTTKTAPEQVTLLDTCGLQCPGPILELKTKIDQMTDGEQIFVKASDPGFLPDVQAWAKKLGHTVHSAEMNQGVVEVMLEKGQGETSATTPIQVNPADDATMVVFSGDLDKALASFVIAQGAQAMGKQVTMFFTFWGLNIIRKPGAPAVEKAGIERMMGMMMPKHAGELPLSNMNMAGAGQKMMKKVMKDKQVDALETMMAKAQAAGVRMIACTMSMDIMGIKKEELLDDIDYGGVASYLGATDGANLNLFI, encoded by the coding sequence ATGAAAACGATCATCGTAGGTGGCGTCGCAGGTGGCGCTACGGCAGCAGCACGACTGCGGCGGATTGACGAAACGGCAGAAATCATTTTGCTTGAACGGGGAAAAGAGATTTCGTTCGCGAACTGTGGACTGCCTTACTACATCGGAGACGTTATCAAGGATCGCAATAAATTACTCGTCCAAACGCCCGAAGGCATGCACGCACGGTTTAATTTAGATGTCCGTAATTTGTCGGAAGCGATTCGGATTAACCGTGAAGCGAAGACGGTCACGATCCGCAACGTCGAAACGGGTGAAGAATACGATGAATCGTACGACCATCTGATTCTTTCTCCAGGCGCAAAACCGATTCGTCCAAACATTCCAGGACTTGAAGAAGCAACGAACGTCTTTACATTACGGAACATTCCAGATACAGACCGGATGCGGGAATACGTTGATACGACGCGTCCAGAGCGAGCAGTCGTCATCGGTGGAGGATTCATCGGTCTTGAAATGGCAGAAAACCTCGTCGAACGTGGGGCGCACGTCACCCTCGTCGAGATGGCGGATCAAGTCATGGCTCCGGTCGACCCAGAAATGGCAGCAATCGTTCATGAACATCTTCGTGCGAAAGGCGTCGAGTTGATTCTAGAAGATGGCGTCGCTCGTTTTGAAGAGGCAGGTCGCCGCATCGTCCTGACAAGTGGACGCGTGATCGAAACCGAGATGAACATCCTATCGATTGGTGTTGCACCGGAGAGCACGCTCGCAGCAGATGCTGGTTTAACGCTTGGCATCAAACAGACGATTCAAGTCGACGATCAACTGCGGACATCCGATCCATCAATCTTTGCGATTGGCGACGCGATTGAAGTCAAAGATTATATCACGAAGGAAGCGACACACGTCCCGCTCGCATGGCCAGCAAACCGTCAAGGACGCCTCGTTGCTGACATCATCGCTGGACGCGACGTCCGTTACAGCGGCACGCTCGGAACAGCGGTCGCAAAAGTCTTCGACTTGACGGTCGCTTCGACTGGTAACAACGAAAAACGGTTACGCCAGCTCGGTCTACGTTATGAAGCGGTTCATCTCCATCCGGGATCGCATGCGGGGTATTACCCAGGAGCGAGTCCGATTTCGATGAAGCTGTTGTTTGATCCGATCGAAGGAACGATTTACGGCGCACAGGCAATCGGTATGACAGGTGTTGAGAAACGGATCGATGTCCTCGCGACAGCGATCAAAGGTGGATTGACAGTGCTTGATTTACCAGATCTTGAACTATCATATGCACCGCCATATAGTTCAGCAAAAGATCCAGTCAACATGGCAGGTTATATTGCGTCGAACATCGTGCTTGGTGACAGTAAGAACGTTCATTGGCACGAAATCGATGAAATTGTCGCAAATGGCGGTTTGTTACTCGATGTCCGTGAACCATCGGAAAACGAGTTAGGTTCGATTCCCGGATCGGTCAATATCTCGTTACCAACGTTACGTGAGAAGTTGGATGATCTGCCGAAAAATCAAACGATCTATGTGACGTGCCAAGTCGGATTACGTGGATATGTCGCGAGTCAACTATTGCAACAACACGGTTATGATGTGAAAAACTTAAGCGGCGGCTACAAAACATGGTCGGTCGTGCATCGCGATCAAGAAGCGCGAAGCCAGGCGAAGGAGGAGACAGCTGTGACGGTAACGAAACGTGAGCCAACAACGAAGACTGCACCGGAACAAGTGACGCTGCTCGATACGTGCGGCTTACAGTGCCCAGGTCCAATCTTAGAGCTGAAAACAAAAATCGATCAGATGACGGACGGCGAGCAAATTTTCGTCAAGGCGTCAGACCCAGGATTCTTGCCAGACGTTCAAGCATGGGCGAAAAAACTAGGTCACACGGTCCATTCAGCGGAGATGAATCAGGGAGTCGTTGAGGTCATGCTTGAAAAAGGGCAAGGAGAGACATCGGCTACAACTCCGATTCAAGTCAATCCAGCGGATGATGCGACGATGGTCGTTTTCAGTGGTGATCTCGATAAAGCACTTGCGTCTTTCGTCATCGCGCAAGGTGCACAAGCGATGGGGAAACAAGTGACGATGTTCTTTACGTTCTGGGGCTTGAACATCATTCGAAAACCAGGCGCACCGGCAGTCGAAAAAGCAGGCATTGAACGGATGATGGGCATGATGATGCCAAAGCATGCTGGGGAGTTACCGCTCTCGAACATGAACATGGCAGGAGCCGGTCAAAAAATGATGAAAAAAGTCATGAAGGACAAACAAGTCGATGCGCTAGAGACGATGATGGCAAAAGCACAAGCAGCGGGTGTCCGCATGATCGCTTGTACGATGTCGATGGACATCATGGGCATCAAGAAAGAGGAATTACTGGATGATATCGATTACGGTGGTGTCGCGAGTTACCTTGGTGCAACGGATGGTGCTAACCTGAACTTGTTCATCTAA
- a CDS encoding YitT family protein, translating to MKRIATILTGTLIMAFGYYTLNEQFGLAEGGFIGLSLLGRYFFDINPSISMIVLDIPFFIGALYFKGKRFVSEALLSAGALSVFYEMWHRLDLFHFPEQAWPATLIAAIASGIVTGYGLGLVLKSGAATGGDDLLSMGLSKLTGLSIGTILFGLDAIVLIISLVYLPLSLTLYTLLAVAIAGRVVAVMTREPVIVPVPVVQKVTQ from the coding sequence ATGAAACGAATCGCAACCATCTTAACCGGAACGCTCATCATGGCGTTTGGTTACTACACATTGAATGAACAGTTCGGATTAGCAGAAGGCGGCTTCATCGGATTATCGTTGCTAGGTCGATACTTTTTTGATATCAATCCTTCAATTTCGATGATCGTGCTCGATATTCCATTTTTCATTGGTGCTTTGTATTTCAAAGGAAAACGCTTTGTCAGTGAAGCGTTACTTTCAGCAGGTGCGTTATCAGTCTTTTATGAAATGTGGCACCGACTTGATTTGTTCCACTTTCCAGAACAAGCTTGGCCAGCGACGCTCATCGCAGCGATTGCTAGCGGAATCGTGACCGGATATGGTCTCGGACTTGTTTTGAAAAGTGGAGCGGCAACAGGTGGAGACGATTTGCTATCGATGGGACTCAGCAAACTGACAGGTCTATCGATCGGAACAATCTTGTTCGGACTCGATGCCATCGTGTTAATCATCTCACTCGTCTATCTGCCGCTCAGTTTAACGTTATATACGTTACTGGCTGTAGCAATCGCTGGACGTGTCGTTGCTGTCATGACACGGGAGCCTGTCATCGTACCGGTACCTGTCGTTCAAAAAGTCACGCAGTGA
- a CDS encoding FTR1 family iron permease, translated as MDFQAFLITLRECLEAVLIVGLILGYLDRLNAPQYKKWVYAGVGLALLASLGVAFLFQVVFTSFASFGSDTYLRLGIMMVSVLLLTHMVLWMGKEAKENQKASQAKVAAAVSTGSAITMIIHSFLVIVREGIETVFFFAAISGGEIEKVLTSYGAVSGLLLALIFGYLFVSGSMKIPVKRFFQVTGVLILFIAAGMLVQTIGRFQDLGLLGSLLMNADGTPAAVYNIVGFMPEHYIDQVQYLRDTGNSTLISGQIGTFMGAMFGYSHNPSLEQVVAWWGYFAFAGWMLLRQNKPSKSSKSLQEVS; from the coding sequence ATGGATTTTCAAGCGTTTTTGATTACACTTCGGGAGTGTCTCGAGGCTGTTCTCATCGTTGGGTTGATCTTAGGTTATCTCGATCGATTGAACGCTCCACAATATAAAAAGTGGGTCTACGCAGGTGTCGGGTTGGCACTTCTCGCTAGCCTTGGTGTCGCGTTCCTGTTCCAAGTCGTCTTTACGAGTTTTGCGAGCTTCGGAAGCGATACGTATCTCCGTCTCGGCATCATGATGGTCTCCGTCCTGCTCTTGACACACATGGTCCTCTGGATGGGGAAGGAAGCGAAAGAGAATCAAAAAGCCTCCCAAGCGAAGGTCGCCGCTGCCGTCTCGACGGGTAGTGCCATCACGATGATCATCCACTCCTTCCTCGTCATCGTTCGAGAAGGAATTGAGACAGTCTTCTTCTTCGCTGCCATCTCAGGTGGGGAAATCGAAAAAGTCCTGACGAGTTACGGTGCGGTTTCCGGTCTGTTACTCGCCTTGATCTTCGGATACTTATTCGTTTCCGGCTCAATGAAGATTCCCGTCAAACGCTTCTTCCAAGTAACGGGCGTATTGATTCTCTTCATCGCAGCCGGCATGCTCGTCCAAACGATCGGACGCTTCCAAGATCTTGGTTTGCTCGGTAGTCTCTTGATGAATGCTGACGGCACACCAGCTGCTGTGTATAACATCGTCGGCTTCATGCCGGAGCACTACATCGATCAGGTGCAATACTTGCGCGATACCGGGAATTCGACGTTGATCAGTGGACAGATCGGAACGTTCATGGGCGCGATGTTCGGATACAGCCATAACCCATCGCTCGAACAAGTCGTCGCTTGGTGGGGCTATTTCGCCTTTGCTGGTTGGATGTTGCTCCGTCAAAACAAACCATCGAAGTCATCGAAGTCCTTACAGGAGGTTTCTTGA
- a CDS encoding lysylphosphatidylglycerol synthase transmembrane domain-containing protein, translated as MASKPLIRTLLYLTLTGLVIFLLLRFFLELPVSYRYIEALFKSPWTILATLTYAIAFYLRAVAWRRADSKRAPTAVYLSSLYLGLTINHLSPVKLGEMIRLVTARAVGSPWKQTSAIFVLQRSIDLIVLCTFILIGWLFHPIVLLVALLATALLLVLRRHVPHLPSLVLFGTFAWAVEALAVFLLLQGAGVDVSFPTTLIAMSAGVLSGVIQFTPGGLGTYELAMGTVLRQAGVAHAYDVALMTHFFKYAFAFLIPLYVLTRHPATLRLLVRQLKYTDWKGGRR; from the coding sequence GTGGCATCAAAACCGCTAATCCGAACGCTTCTTTATCTGACACTTACCGGACTCGTTATCTTTTTACTGCTCCGTTTTTTCTTGGAGTTACCGGTCTCTTATCGGTATATCGAAGCTTTATTCAAGAGTCCCTGGACGATCCTTGCGACCTTGACGTATGCGATTGCCTTTTATTTACGGGCGGTCGCCTGGCGCCGCGCTGACTCAAAACGTGCACCGACCGCTGTATACCTGTCGAGCCTGTATCTCGGACTGACGATCAATCACCTCTCACCAGTCAAACTGGGAGAGATGATCCGACTCGTGACGGCGAGAGCTGTCGGAAGTCCCTGGAAGCAGACGAGCGCGATCTTCGTCTTACAACGAAGTATTGACTTGATCGTTCTGTGTACCTTCATTTTGATCGGTTGGTTGTTTCATCCGATCGTTTTGCTCGTTGCGCTCCTTGCCACCGCGTTATTGCTCGTGTTACGTCGACATGTCCCGCATCTCCCATCGCTCGTCCTGTTCGGAACGTTCGCTTGGGCCGTCGAGGCACTCGCCGTCTTCCTCCTCTTGCAAGGAGCAGGTGTCGATGTGTCCTTTCCAACGACATTGATCGCCATGAGTGCCGGTGTCCTGTCCGGTGTGATCCAGTTCACGCCGGGTGGACTCGGTACGTACGAACTCGCGATGGGTACAGTGTTACGGCAAGCCGGTGTTGCCCATGCGTACGACGTTGCCTTGATGACGCACTTCTTTAAATATGCCTTTGCTTTTCTTATTCCGCTGTACGTTTTAACGCGGCATCCGGCTACGCTTCGGTTGTTGGTTCGTCAGCTCAAATACACTGATTGGAAAGGAGGAAGACGATGA
- a CDS encoding glycosyltransferase family 2 protein has product MKIIVFLPAHNEEVSLPLVLKRIPDMIDGIPVEILVIDDGSVDTTSTIARQHGAHVYRFEQNQGLGAAVREGLRQSYELGADVAVMIDADNEYPADQIPDIVRPILHDQADYVFGSRFLGTVDGMRLYRYIGNHVFTWLQCLLLKRKIHDGQSGMRAFSRAACHHAEIIHDYNYAQVLTLNLVRKGFRLHEVPIRYRVREAGKSFIRLNYVQRVLPAIYREWRRPITQLSVEERMERKEHLG; this is encoded by the coding sequence ATGAAGATCATCGTCTTTTTACCGGCCCACAATGAGGAAGTGTCACTCCCGCTCGTCTTAAAACGAATCCCGGATATGATTGACGGCATTCCCGTCGAGATCCTCGTCATCGACGATGGCTCAGTGGATACGACGAGTACGATCGCGCGTCAACACGGCGCACATGTCTATCGGTTCGAGCAGAATCAAGGACTCGGCGCTGCAGTCCGGGAAGGACTCCGCCAGTCCTACGAACTCGGCGCTGATGTTGCTGTCATGATTGATGCCGATAACGAATATCCGGCCGATCAAATTCCGGATATCGTCCGACCGATCTTACACGATCAAGCCGACTACGTATTCGGTTCCCGCTTCCTCGGTACCGTAGACGGGATGCGGCTCTATCGCTATATCGGTAATCATGTCTTCACGTGGTTGCAATGCCTTTTATTGAAACGTAAAATCCATGATGGTCAAAGTGGAATGCGTGCTTTTTCACGCGCAGCGTGTCACCATGCTGAGATCATTCACGATTATAACTATGCCCAAGTCTTAACTCTCAATCTCGTCCGAAAAGGCTTCCGCCTTCACGAAGTCCCGATCCGTTATCGGGTCCGGGAAGCAGGAAAGTCTTTTATCCGTCTGAATTATGTCCAACGTGTCCTCCCAGCGATTTACCGGGAGTGGCGACGACCGATCACACAGCTTAGCGTTGAAGAACGCATGGAACGAAAGGAGCACCTCGGATGA
- a CDS encoding alkaline phosphatase family protein has translation MKSASRFEKVAARAWNLLNEGKPFTPIFTIGVFLTYALWTQMPLAEAGLGFIVTLPLFILLWRYDFPLFLRNYLWIPVIVWLFLRGTNVDYLPLFAYGAGLYFFFTVFFWGTIYYHLRIGTRWTNFTRFWKLVLKNSDSTSGNAQEQLPKVALLLMYWWTASDASSLDMTFVWFPLGLFVFAWILHHYLFDWKPKLPEAMTADANLPTSEKVYVLIVDGMRKDRYMAANTPFLERLRQEGTEYTNMETVYPARTVVCFSSMFTGARPEDHGIHSNMVWNTTGVKTDTVFDRLRAVDKSGKILGIAHLVDAFGSTDVRTVTAVMHNDVADRNIVERAKQIVHEEDPDLLAIQLIGTDQTGHSRGTLYSEYVEKIEEADALLAEFCEELDRLGKLEDATLIVMADHGQADGIGGHGHLDEGERFVPFWMYGKNVHAGLKVDTHRHILSLGPTITKVLGADIPYDSRGVLLTEAFKEAKSK, from the coding sequence ATGAAAAGTGCTTCTCGCTTTGAAAAAGTCGCAGCACGCGCCTGGAACTTACTCAATGAAGGAAAACCCTTCACACCCATTTTTACGATCGGCGTCTTCTTGACGTACGCCTTATGGACGCAGATGCCACTCGCAGAAGCTGGTCTTGGTTTCATCGTGACGCTTCCTTTATTCATCTTGCTTTGGCGTTATGACTTTCCGTTATTTTTACGAAACTACCTCTGGATTCCAGTCATCGTTTGGCTGTTCCTTCGGGGTACGAATGTGGATTATTTGCCTTTATTCGCCTATGGTGCGGGTCTCTATTTCTTCTTCACCGTCTTTTTCTGGGGAACGATCTATTATCATCTCCGAATCGGAACACGTTGGACGAATTTCACGCGTTTTTGGAAACTCGTCTTGAAGAATAGCGATTCAACGAGTGGTAACGCACAAGAGCAATTGCCTAAGGTTGCCCTGTTGCTCATGTACTGGTGGACGGCAAGTGACGCATCGTCGCTCGACATGACATTCGTCTGGTTCCCACTCGGACTGTTCGTCTTTGCATGGATCCTACATCACTATCTGTTCGACTGGAAACCGAAATTGCCCGAGGCAATGACGGCAGATGCCAATCTTCCGACTTCAGAAAAAGTTTACGTCCTGATTGTCGACGGGATGCGTAAAGATCGCTACATGGCAGCAAACACGCCGTTTCTCGAACGATTGCGTCAGGAAGGAACGGAATATACGAATATGGAGACTGTCTACCCTGCCCGGACTGTCGTCTGCTTCAGTTCGATGTTCACGGGTGCTCGCCCGGAAGATCACGGCATTCATTCGAACATGGTCTGGAACACGACCGGCGTTAAAACAGATACCGTCTTCGACCGTCTCCGTGCCGTCGATAAATCAGGAAAAATCCTTGGCATCGCACACCTTGTCGATGCGTTCGGTTCAACCGACGTACGGACCGTCACGGCGGTCATGCATAACGATGTCGCGGATCGAAATATCGTAGAACGTGCTAAACAAATCGTTCATGAAGAGGATCCGGATTTACTGGCGATCCAGCTGATCGGAACGGATCAAACGGGACATAGTCGAGGCACCCTCTATTCCGAGTATGTCGAAAAAATCGAGGAAGCGGATGCGCTCCTTGCCGAGTTTTGTGAGGAACTCGATCGCCTTGGTAAACTCGAGGATGCGACACTCATCGTCATGGCGGATCACGGTCAAGCGGACGGGATCGGTGGACACGGTCACTTGGATGAAGGCGAACGGTTCGTTCCGTTCTGGATGTATGGTAAGAACGTTCATGCTGGTCTGAAAGTGGATACGCACCGCCATATCTTGTCACTCGGACCAACGATCACAAAAGTCCTAGGGGCAGACATCCCGTACGATAGCCGTGGTGTGCTGTTGACAGAAGCGTTCAAGGAGGCGAAGTCTAAATGA
- a CDS encoding GNAT family N-acetyltransferase, whose protein sequence is MIRQAYASEAQQIAPLIEQAIHEIAETLTGTTKREEVLERLAYFVAETGNRLSHENILVKIIEGEVAGIVIAYAGTDAEQLDEPIKAQLKRWTGRDVQIDVETEGPVYYLDTLSVDARHGGKGIGTELLQAAAEEGEKRGLQAFTLNADQTNAGAQRLYRRLGFEPIRTIEISGGTFDYMERRYDTQQ, encoded by the coding sequence ATGATTCGACAAGCATATGCTTCTGAAGCACAACAGATTGCCCCGTTGATTGAGCAAGCGATTCATGAGATTGCTGAGACATTGACGGGAACGACAAAGCGGGAGGAAGTTTTAGAGAGACTCGCGTACTTTGTCGCTGAAACAGGAAACCGACTGAGCCATGAGAACATCCTCGTGAAAATCATCGAGGGTGAAGTAGCGGGAATCGTCATTGCGTATGCCGGGACGGATGCGGAACAACTCGACGAACCGATCAAAGCACAACTGAAGCGCTGGACGGGTCGCGATGTCCAGATTGATGTCGAGACGGAAGGTCCAGTCTATTACCTGGATACTTTATCGGTTGACGCGCGTCATGGTGGAAAAGGAATTGGAACAGAACTATTGCAGGCAGCAGCGGAAGAAGGGGAAAAACGAGGACTACAAGCGTTCACCTTAAACGCTGATCAAACGAATGCCGGGGCACAGCGACTGTATCGTCGTCTCGGCTTCGAACCGATTCGGACGATTGAAATTAGCGGCGGTACCTTTGATTATATGGAACGTCGTTACGATACGCAGCAATGA
- a CDS encoding FAD-dependent oxidoreductase produces the protein MKVAVIGCTHAGTAAVKELASQQDVEITVYERNDNVSFLSCGIALHVGGVVKHAESLFYSSPSELAELGAKMRLKHDVLEIDSERQTIVAKNLMTGEVVHDTYDKLIMTTGSWPIIPMLPGIELNQIELCKNYHHAQTIIEKATDAQRITVVGAGYIGAELVEAFEAYGKDVTFIDSADRILNKYLDRSFTDVIERELTDRGIRLELGQTVQSFKGENGAVTHVVTDKGTFETDLVILCVGFRPSTELLKGQVDMLPNGAIIVDDYMRTSNPNIFAAGDSCAVYYNPARTHAYIPLATNAVRMGTLIGKNLRAPKIRYQGTQGTSGLRLYDLNIASTGLTEEAAPLFGLEVSSTTVTDAYRPEFMPTAEDVQLKLVFETETHRVVGAQIISKVDLTQAMNTLSVAIQNDMTLEELAFVDFFFQPHYNKPWNLLNQAALQAMNERQSARV, from the coding sequence ATGAAAGTAGCAGTCATCGGATGTACACACGCAGGAACAGCAGCAGTCAAAGAACTCGCTTCACAACAAGACGTCGAGATCACCGTTTATGAGCGGAATGACAATGTATCGTTTCTCTCTTGTGGAATCGCGCTTCACGTCGGTGGTGTCGTCAAACATGCGGAATCACTTTTCTACTCATCACCAAGTGAACTCGCTGAACTCGGCGCTAAGATGCGTCTGAAACATGATGTGCTTGAAATCGATAGTGAACGCCAAACGATCGTTGCGAAAAACCTCATGACTGGTGAAGTCGTTCACGATACGTACGATAAACTCATCATGACGACAGGATCATGGCCAATCATTCCGATGCTTCCTGGCATCGAGTTGAATCAAATCGAGCTTTGTAAAAACTATCACCACGCTCAAACAATCATTGAAAAAGCGACAGATGCACAACGGATCACCGTCGTTGGTGCAGGATATATTGGTGCTGAACTCGTTGAAGCGTTTGAAGCATACGGAAAAGACGTCACGTTCATCGACAGTGCGGATCGCATTCTCAACAAATACCTCGACCGCTCATTCACTGACGTCATCGAACGTGAATTGACAGACCGCGGTATTCGCCTCGAACTCGGACAAACCGTCCAAAGCTTCAAAGGAGAAAACGGTGCTGTGACACACGTCGTGACAGACAAAGGAACGTTCGAAACGGATCTCGTCATTCTCTGTGTCGGTTTCCGCCCAAGTACGGAACTCTTAAAAGGTCAAGTCGACATGCTACCGAACGGTGCCATCATCGTTGACGATTACATGCGGACGAGCAACCCGAACATCTTTGCTGCTGGTGACAGCTGTGCTGTCTATTACAATCCAGCTCGGACACATGCCTATATCCCGCTGGCAACAAATGCTGTCCGGATGGGAACATTGATCGGTAAAAACTTACGCGCACCAAAGATTCGTTACCAAGGAACACAAGGCACATCAGGTCTTCGCCTATATGATTTGAACATCGCGTCGACTGGTTTGACAGAAGAAGCGGCACCCTTGTTCGGACTTGAAGTGAGCAGCACGACGGTCACAGATGCGTATCGCCCAGAGTTCATGCCAACAGCAGAAGACGTCCAATTGAAACTCGTCTTCGAGACGGAAACTCATCGTGTCGTCGGTGCACAAATTATCTCGAAAGTGGATTTGACACAAGCGATGAATACACTTTCTGTCGCGATTCAAAATGATATGACACTTGAAGAGCTCGCTTTCGTCGACTTCTTCTTCCAACCGCACTACAACAAACCGTGGAACTTGCTGAACCAAGCAGCTCTACAAGCGATGAACGAGCGCCAATCTGCTCGTGTTTAA
- a CDS encoding NAD-dependent epimerase/dehydratase family protein: MNIGITGGAGFIGAALALRLQQQHTVHVLDAFTDYYDVQLKEERAAELRRAGVTVTTGDVHHDLDTWMETSFDAVFHLAALPGVPRSLEEPHHYIREDIDMTVTLLEAAKRHGTPHVFFASSSSVYGEQTGPLKEDQATGHVASPYAAAKYSAESFCHAYAHLYDLNVTLFRFFTVYGPSGRPDMALFRFIEQALRGEPLIVFGDPIRDFTYIDDITRGMEQALLARAVGTYNLGANQPVSVRTLAERIGQRFDVPVQTQTARRGDVTMTWSDTTAAKEAFGYQPSIEIDVGLEQVISWHQNR; this comes from the coding sequence ATGAATATCGGAATCACAGGAGGTGCCGGCTTCATTGGCGCCGCCCTCGCCCTCCGGCTCCAGCAGCAACATACCGTCCATGTACTTGATGCTTTCACGGACTACTATGATGTCCAGTTAAAAGAAGAACGAGCAGCTGAATTAAGACGTGCCGGCGTTACCGTTACGACGGGTGACGTTCATCATGATCTCGACACCTGGATGGAGACATCGTTCGACGCTGTCTTCCATCTCGCAGCACTGCCTGGTGTTCCTCGTTCGCTCGAAGAACCGCATCACTATATTCGTGAGGACATCGATATGACGGTGACCTTGTTAGAAGCCGCAAAAAGACATGGCACGCCGCATGTCTTTTTCGCGTCTTCTTCTTCCGTTTATGGGGAACAGACTGGTCCGCTAAAAGAAGATCAGGCAACGGGACACGTCGCTAGTCCTTATGCGGCAGCCAAGTATAGTGCCGAAAGCTTTTGTCATGCTTATGCTCATTTATATGATTTAAACGTGACGCTGTTTCGCTTCTTTACTGTCTATGGTCCTTCGGGTCGTCCCGACATGGCACTGTTTCGTTTCATTGAACAGGCACTACGCGGAGAACCACTTATCGTCTTTGGTGATCCGATCCGTGATTTCACGTATATCGATGACATCACCCGCGGAATGGAACAGGCGTTACTGGCTCGTGCAGTCGGAACGTATAACCTCGGCGCGAATCAGCCGGTCTCCGTTCGCACTCTAGCTGAACGGATTGGTCAACGGTTTGATGTGCCTGTGCAGACTCAAACTGCACGACGCGGGGACGTGACGATGACATGGAGTGATACGACGGCTGCAAAAGAAGCATTCGGTTACCAACCGTCAATCGAGATCGATGTTGGACTGGAGCAGGTGATTTCGTGGCATCAAAACCGCTAA